The following are from one region of the Mus caroli chromosome 13, CAROLI_EIJ_v1.1, whole genome shotgun sequence genome:
- the Foxf2 gene encoding forkhead box protein F2, translating into MSTEGGPPPPPPRPPPAPLRRACSPAPGALQAALMSPPPAATLESTSSSSSSSSASCASSSSNSVSASAGACKSAASSGGAGAGSGGTKKATSGLRRPEKPPYSYIALIVMAIQSSPSKRLTLSEIYQFLQARFPFFRGAYQGWKNSVRHNLSLNECFIKLPKGLGRPGKGHYWTIDPASEFMFEEGSFRRRPRGFRRKCQALKPMYHRVVSGLGFGASLLPQGFDFQAPPSAPLGCHGQGGYGGLDMMPTGYDTGAGAPGHAHPHHLHHHHVPHMSPNPGSTYMASCPVPAGPAGVGAAAGGGGGGGDYGPDSSSSPVPSSPAMASAIECHSPYTSPAAHWSSPGASPYLKQPPALTPSSNPAASAGLHPSMSSYSLEQTYLHQNAREDLSVGLPRYQHHSTPVCDRKDFVLNFNGISSFHPSASGSYYHHHHQSVCQDIKPCVM; encoded by the exons ATGAGCACCGAGGGCGGGCCTCCGCCACCCCCGCCGCGCCCGCCGCCTGCCCCACTCCGCCGCGCGTGCAGCCCGGCGCCCGGCGCGCTCCAGGCCGCCTTGATGAGCCCGCCACCCGCCGCCACCCTGGAGTCCActtcgtcgtcgtcatcatcatcctctgcctcctgtgcctcGTCCTCTTCTAACTCCGTCAGCGCCTCGGCCGGTGCTTGCAAGAGTGCAGCTAGCAGCGGCGGCGCGGGCGCCGGGAGTGGGGGCACCAAGAAGGCGACCTCGGGGCTGCGGCGGCCGGAGAAGCCTCCTTACTCGTACATCGCTCTCATTGTCATGGCCATCCAGAGCTCGCCCAGCAAGCGCCTGACGCTCAGTGAGATCTACCAGTTCCTTCAGGCGCGCTTCCCCTTTTTCCGTGGCGCCTACCAGGGCTGGAAGAACTCCGTGCGCCACAACCTCTCGCTCAACGAGTGCTTCATCAAGCTGCCCAAGGGCCTTGGGCGACCTGGCAAGGGCCACTACTGGACCATCGACCCGGCCAGCGAATTCATGTTTGAGGAGGGTTCGTTCCGCCGCCGGCCGCGCGGCTTCAGGCGGAAGTGCCAGGCTCTCAAACCCATGTACCATCGCGTGGTGAGCGGCTTGGGCTTCGGGGCCTCGCTGCTGCCCCAGGGCTTCGACTTCCAAGCACCCCCGTCGGCGCCTCTGGGTTGCCACGGTCAGGGCGGCTATGGTGGCCTTGACATGATGCCCACGGGCTATGATACAGGGGCAGGTGCTCCGGGCCACGCGCATccacaccacctccaccaccaccacgtcCCCCACATGTCGCCCAACCCGGGCTCCACCTATATGGCCAGCTGCCCGGTGCCCGCAGGTCCTGCGGGCGTCGGTGCGGCAGCgggtggcggtggtggcggcggGGACTATGGGccggacagcagcagcagccctgtgCCCTCATCCCCGGCTATGGCAAGCGCCATCGAGTGTCACTCGCCCTACACTAGCCCTGCGGCACATTGGAGCTCGCCTGGCGCTTCACCTTACCTCAAGCAGCCGCCTGCCCTGACGCCAAGCAGTAATCCCGCGGCCTCTGCTGGTCTGCACCCCAGCATGTCTTCCTACTCGTTGGAGCAGACCTACTTGCACCAGAACGCCCGCGAGGATCTCTCAG tcgGGCTGCCTCGTTACCAGCATCACTCCACTCCAGTGTGCGACAGAAAAGATTTCGTCCTCAATTTCAATGGCATTTCTTCTTTCCACCCTTCCGCTAGTGGCTcttattatcaccatcatcaccagaGCGTGTGCCAAGATATTAAGCCCTGTGTTATGTGA